A window of the Haloarcula litorea genome harbors these coding sequences:
- a CDS encoding HAD family hydrolase → MEQYDQLYRLYEAADTETLRAYQEFVDLMPPLRSRVALDQWEDAREELDDRKDAIADQFPATGETYAELAAHLTREEAFTALDLQSKYGRAVNVLVLDVDETLRSAGDTDNEIPRETLHLLTEFHERGVPIVVCTGQTLENVKGFAIQGLGNAVVSSGDVSIVYESGNGVFTPKHGPETKRLLYERLDDEVVELFDAVRGRALSAAPERVRHGCHLQGNEFNVTLKPNAEVGSATAVEVVDEALCYLCGIVGESVAAGVDAPVDEPAALARTHFARDPEIEGVLADAGLSTDAALDAAPDAFRDVLDRVDVGYYEGDAAELVSLELDKSAGVEAALDVLGVEDPFALVMGDSKSDLRVMEWVAEHEAGVAAAPDHASAAVLDHVRDRDDLVYEAGEASSVLRTVYGLALLVELAERRS, encoded by the coding sequence ATGGAGCAGTACGACCAGCTGTACCGCCTCTACGAGGCGGCCGACACGGAGACGCTGCGGGCCTACCAGGAGTTCGTCGACCTTATGCCCCCGCTGCGCTCGCGCGTGGCGCTGGACCAGTGGGAGGACGCCCGCGAGGAACTCGACGACCGCAAGGACGCCATCGCCGACCAGTTCCCCGCGACCGGAGAGACCTACGCCGAACTGGCGGCCCACCTGACACGCGAGGAGGCCTTCACCGCGCTGGACCTCCAGTCCAAGTACGGCCGGGCGGTCAACGTCCTCGTGCTGGACGTCGACGAGACGCTCCGGTCGGCCGGCGACACGGACAACGAGATCCCCCGCGAGACGCTGCACCTCCTGACGGAGTTCCACGAGCGCGGGGTGCCCATCGTGGTCTGTACCGGCCAGACCCTGGAGAACGTCAAGGGCTTTGCCATCCAGGGGCTTGGCAACGCCGTCGTCTCCTCCGGGGACGTGAGCATCGTCTACGAGTCGGGAAACGGCGTGTTCACGCCGAAACACGGCCCGGAGACCAAGCGGCTGCTGTACGAGCGCCTGGACGACGAGGTGGTCGAACTGTTCGACGCCGTCCGCGGCCGGGCGCTCTCGGCGGCCCCCGAGCGGGTCCGGCACGGCTGTCACCTCCAGGGCAACGAGTTCAACGTCACGCTCAAGCCCAACGCCGAGGTGGGGTCGGCGACGGCCGTCGAGGTCGTCGACGAGGCCCTCTGTTACCTCTGTGGGATCGTCGGCGAGTCGGTCGCGGCCGGGGTCGACGCCCCCGTCGACGAGCCGGCCGCCCTCGCCCGGACCCACTTCGCGCGGGACCCCGAGATCGAGGGGGTACTCGCCGACGCGGGCCTGTCGACCGACGCCGCCCTCGACGCCGCGCCCGACGCGTTCCGCGACGTGCTGGACCGCGTCGACGTGGGCTACTACGAGGGCGACGCCGCCGAACTGGTCAGCCTCGAACTCGACAAGTCGGCGGGCGTCGAGGCCGCCCTCGACGTGCTGGGCGTCGAGGACCCGTTCGCGCTGGTGATGGGCGACAGCAAGAGCGACCTCCGGGTGATGGAGTGGGTCGCCGAGCACGAGGCCGGCGTCGCCGCCGCCCCGGACCACGCCTCCGCGGCCGTCCTCGACCACGTCCGGGACCGCGACGACCTCGTCTACGAGGCCGGCGAGGCCAGCAGCGTCCTGCGGACGGTGTACGGGCTGGCACTGCTTGTCGAACTGGCCGAGCGGCGGTCCTGA
- a CDS encoding class I SAM-dependent methyltransferase, with protein sequence MDPNEVRRAWDALSETYARRRDPDGSDADLIDDLLAALPADPTVLDVGCGDGARTLANLPPGSVGLDVSRRGLELAAETVPEARLIQGEMSRLPVADDSVDGITAYHSVFHVARERHPEVYAEFARVLRPGGLALLTLPGGRFETVRRGWMGGRMFFSAPGREATLAQLRDAGFDEVWTTTADDPLGSSTAFAFARLRA encoded by the coding sequence ATGGACCCCAACGAGGTGCGCCGCGCCTGGGACGCCCTCTCGGAGACGTACGCGCGGCGGCGGGACCCCGACGGCTCGGACGCCGACCTGATCGACGACCTGCTGGCGGCCCTGCCGGCCGACCCGACCGTCCTCGACGTCGGCTGTGGCGACGGCGCGCGGACGCTGGCGAACCTCCCGCCGGGCAGCGTCGGGCTGGACGTCTCGCGGCGCGGGCTCGAACTGGCCGCCGAGACCGTCCCCGAGGCCCGCCTGATCCAGGGCGAGATGAGCCGGCTCCCAGTCGCCGACGACAGCGTGGACGGGATCACCGCCTACCACTCCGTCTTCCACGTCGCCCGCGAGCGCCACCCCGAGGTGTACGCCGAGTTCGCCCGCGTCCTCCGGCCGGGCGGCCTCGCGCTGTTGACGCTGCCCGGCGGCCGCTTCGAGACGGTCCGGCGGGGCTGGATGGGCGGGCGGATGTTCTTCTCGGCTCCGGGCCGCGAGGCGACGCTGGCCCAGCTCCGGGACGCCGGCTTCGACGAGGTGTGGACGACGACGGCCGACGACCCGCTCGGGAGTTCGACGGCGTTCGCGTTCGCCCGGCTGCGGGCGTAG